GAAACAGCCCGGCGTGCTCGAAGGCCACGCGCTGGACGCCCTCGACATCGAGGCGACCAAGGCCCTCATCAAGTCGACCAATTCCCAGATCGTCATCAACGTCGGCACCGCATTCCTCAACATGTCGGTGCTGCGCGCCTGCATGGATACCGGCGTCGCCTATATCGACACCGCGATCCACGAAGAGCCGAACAAGATCTGCGAGACCCCGCCGTGGTACGGCAACTACGAGTGGAAGCGTGGCCCCGAATGCGAGGAAAAGGGCATCACCGCCATCCTCGGCGCCGGCTTCGATCCGGGCGTCGTCAACGCCTATGCAAAGCTCGCCAAGGACGAGTATCTCGACAAGGTCACCGACGTCGACATCGTCGACATCAACGCCGGCAGCCATGGCAAGTACTTCGCCACCAATTTCGACCCGGAAATCAACTTCCGCGAATTCACCGGCGTCGTCTATTCCTGGCAGAACGGCGAGTGGCAGACCAACAAGATGTTCGAAATCGGCAAGGACTACGACCTGCCGGTCGTCGGCACCCGCCGCGCCTATCTCTGCGGCCATGACGAAGTGCATTCGCTGGCGAAGAACATGGATGGCGCCGACGTGCGCTTCTGGATGGGTTTCGGCGATCACTACATCAACGTCTTCACCGTGCTGAAGTCGATCGGCCTTCTCTCCGAACAGCCGGTCAAGCTGGCAAACGGTGACGAAGTCGTGCCGCTCAAGGTGGTCAAGGCCTGCCTGCCCGATCCGGCATCGCTCGCTCCCGATTACGAAGGCAAGACCTGCATCGGCGACTACGTGAAGGGCCTGAAGGACGGCAAGGAAAAAACCGTCTTCATCTACAACGTGGCCGATCACAAGGAAGCCTTCAACGAAGTCGGCTCCCAGGGCATTTCCTACACCGCCGGCGTTCCGCCGGTTGCAGCGGCCATGCTGGTGGCCACCGGTGAGTGGGACGCGAAGAAGATGGTCAACGTCGAGGAACTACCGCCGAAGCCGTTCATCAACCTCCTGAACCGCATCGGCCTGCCGACCCGCATCCAGGACGAAAACGGCGACCGTCCGGTCGAATTCGCCTGATCCCCGACCGGGAAACCTCCCGGAAGGCATTACAAGACAAAGGAAATCCCCGCCGGCAATGACGGCGGGGATTTTTCGTGATAACGACCTGTTCAGGCGAATCCGGCGCGGACCCATTTTCGACGCACCGTCGGTCGCCACCTGCGATAAGACGCCGCCGATCCGCAACATTGCGACGGCCCTGTCGATGCGCAAACAATACTGAAGTTCTTTTTCAAACGACGCCTTCCGGCGATATTCTTCATTTCCGGACGTCGAATGCCCTATTGCAGATACGGAGACCCCGGGCTCCGTCCTATTGAATGCCCTTGACCATGCAGGTTTCCGCCGACCCCGTACGACCGCTGCCCCGTTCCTTCACTGTCGAAGAGGTGATGTCGTCGCCGCATTTCGCCGCCACGCTCGAAGCGTCAAGAGACGATCTTCTCGGTGTCCACCAACGCCTGCCGCGCGAAGTTCGCTATCTCGCGGATCTCCAGCGCTGGCTGCTCAGTCAGGCAACGCTCGCCGTCCATTTCGAATACAGGACCGGCCTTAGCGACCAGCCGATTTCTCCGACGAACCTGCTGGGGTTTCTCAAGGGAACGCATGTTTCGAGCCGCAACACGACGCTCTCCTTCCTGAATGAGATGATCTACTACAAGCTCGTCGATCCCCTGCCGAGCAGCGACAAGCGGGTTCGAAACTACATCGCCCGGCCCTATGCCGAGGAACTCATCCGTGAATGGTTCCATATCCACCTGCGCGCACTCGACCTGATGGATGACGGAAACCGCTTCGCCCTTTCGCAATCGAGACCGGACCTGCTCTTCCACGCTCAACCGCGGATGACACGCTACGTTCTCGCCGAGCGGGAATGGTTCGATCCTCCCGCAGCGGTGGCAGCATTCGTGAAGGCGGATTCCGGCAGCAACCTGCTCCACCACCTCGCGGCATTGGCTGCTGACAAACCTGTCATCGATGGGAAGATCTGGATCGGGCCGATATCCTCCGCCCGCATGGCGCAGGGCTATCTGATCTCCCAGAGCCACACCGGCCGGCTTTTCGCCAAGGCCCGCAAGCTCGGCGCCATGGGATGGGAGAAGACCGGGCATGGCCGCGACTGCTGGCTCGCCCCCGAACTCGTGGAAGCCTATCATAAATGGCAGGCGGTGAAGCTGTCCTGCGTGGCAAGAGCCGTGGCGGAAGCCGCCGCTGCTCTGCAATTGGATGAAGCTTAGAAAACGACAGCCGGACCGAGGCGGCGATCCGGCTGTCATCCACCGGGTGTCTGGACCGGCAGCAATCCCGATAGCTGCTGCCGTCCGGGCATTATTCGTGGATGGTGTAGGAACCCATTTCGCAGAGATCCTGGGTGTCCGTCGTGGTGTCGAGGTTCGAATCCGGATTGAACTCGAAGCGCATGTCGTACTTGCAAACATCACGACCGTCGGCGATCGTGATCTGCATGCTTTCGCCGGGGTTCAGCACCTGGCTGCCGAAAACATCGTCTTCCCATTCGTTCACACCAACCGGCGAGGTGTAGAAATTGGTCAGCACGGCGCTGGTGCCGTTCTTCAGCGTGAACATCAGATCCTCGGCATGAGAGACCGATACCGACGCCAGAAGCATGGTTGCAGATGCAACAATCAAGGAAAAATTCTTCATTCTTTTCATCCTGTTACATGGAAATCGCCGGCGCGGATTTCTTAGCTTTTCGGCAGGATCGCGAAAAGAGGGGTTTTCGACCCATTTCTGGTGAGACCATTGCGCATGCCCCACCGGGCAGAATGATTCCCGCAAAACAAAACCCCCGCCGGATCGCTCCGGCAGGGGTTTCAATAAACGTCGGATCGAAAGCGATCAGCCGATGTCGGACTGGCTTTCGATGATCTTGCCGACGAGACCGTAGGCAACGGCTTCTTCAGCCGACAGCCAGTAGTCGCGATCGATATCCTTGGCGATCTTCTCTTCCGTCTGGCCGGTGGCCTTGGAATAGATCTTGATCAGGCGCTGGTTCATCTTGATGATTTCGCGAGCCTGGATCTCGATATCGGATGCCATGCCGCGGGTACCGCCCGAGGGCTGATGCATCAGGAAGCGCGTGTTCGGCAGGCAAAGGCGCTGTTCCTTCGGAACCGACACGAAGATCAGCGAACCGGCGGACGCAGCCCAGCCCGTCGCAATGATCCACACCTTCGGCTTGATGAACTTGATCATGTCGTGGATCGCGTCACCCGATTCCACATGACCGCCCGGCGAGCTGACATAAACGCGGATGTCTTCGTCGCTGGCAGCAGCCAGAGCCACGAGCTGGGTGCAGACCTTCTGCGCCAGTTCCTGTGTGATCCCGCCAAAAATGAAGATCGAACGCGACTTGAAAAGATTCGCTTCCGTTTCCTTGCCGAGCGGCAGTTCCTTGCTCTTGTCGTCTTCGTCTTCGTTCATCCGGATCATCTCCACTTGGGCTTCGTTCTCCCGCACATAGTGCGACTCATGTCCTAAAACAATGCGGGAAAAAGACAAGGCACGGAACCGGTGAACAGCCCGTTAGCGCCGTGCCCCACAGGCTTCGGGACAAAACGCATTCATAACGCCTGTGTCCGGTGAGTTCGGATCCTACCGCGAGATACGCGTCGACAGGATGATGGAGGATAGCGTCCGCTCCACCCCCGCGAGTTCGCCGATACGGTCGATCAGCCGGTCGAGTTCGGCGATGGACGGAGACGCGATGATGGCGATCAGGTCATAAGGACCATTGACCGAATGCAGCGCCGTCACCTCGCGGATCGCCGCAAGCTCGTTGGTAACGGCCGAAAGCGACTTCGGCGCAATGGTAATCAGCACATGCGCCCGGATCAGGTCCCGGACATAGCTGTCCGACAGCCTGACGCCGTAGCCGGTGATCACCTGCCCTTCCTCCAACCGCTCCAATCGCGCCTGCACCGTTGTGCGCGAAAGCCCCAGTCGCCGCGCAAGCGTGGCGACCGGCATGCGGGCATTCTCCCCGAGCAGGGAAATCAGTTCGCGGTCCTTGTCGGTCAGTTGCATTATGACAAATCCGTTCGGCAATTAGACCAGTTTCATACCACGAATAGCGCTTTCCGCCACTATGAATCGACCAGACACCACGGCATCCTGTTCACATCTGACGAATTTCAAGAGGGTCATATTATGAAAGATATCGTGGTCATGGGTGCGGGCAAGATCGGTGGAGCGATCGCCCTGATGCTGGCGGCAAGCGGCGATTACCGCGTCACCGTCGCAGACAGGAGCGAGGCACAGCTGGCCGCCATCGAAGCCCATCCGGCGATCACGACCGCCGTCGTCGACATTTCCGACGCCGCCGCGCTCGACGCGCTGCTCAAGGGCCGTTTCGCCGTTCTGTCTGCCGCCCCCTTCCATCTGACGGGCGCCATTGCCGAAGCCGCCGCCCGCACCGGCACGCATTATCTCGACCTCACCGAAGACGTCGCCACCACCCGCAAGGTGGAGACCCTGTCTGCCGATGCAAACAGCGCCTTCATTCCCCAGTGCGGCCTCGCTCCGGGCTTCATCTCCATCGTCGCCCATGATCTGGCCAAGAACTTCGACAGCCTCGACAGCGTTCGCATGCGCGTCGGCGCGCTGCCGCAGTACCCGTCCAACGCTCTCAACTACAATCTGACCTGGAGCACAGACGGCCTGATCAACGAATACATCGAGCCCTGCGAAGCCATCGTCGAAGGCCGTCTGGTCACCGTTCCGGCCATGGAAGAACGCGAGGAATTCTCGCTCGACGGCGTGACCTACGAAGCCTTCAACACGTCGGGCGGCCTCGGCACGCTCTGCAAGACGCTGGAAGGCCGGGTGCGCACGATGAACTACCGCACCATCCGCTATCCGGGCCATCAGGCCATCGTGAAGGCTCTGCTGAACGACCTGAACCTCAAGAATCGTCGCGATGTGCTGAAGGACCTGTTCGAAAACGCCCTGCCCGCAACCATGCAGGACGTCGTCGTGGTCTTCGTCACCGTCTGCGGCACGAAGAACGGCCGCTTCATGCAGGAAACCTACGCTAACAAGGTCTATGCCGGCGTTATCGGCGGTCGCCTGATGAGCGCCATCCAGATCACCACCGCCGCCGGCATCTGCACGGTCCTCGACCTGCTCGCCGATGGCAAGCTGCCGGCCAAGGGCTTCGTTCGTCAGGAAGAAATCGGCTTTTCCGATTTCCTCGCGAACCGCTTCGGCCGCGTCTACGACCCGCAGGCAACGAAGCTCGCCCGGGTCGGCTGATCGATCAAGCCGAGGTTCTCCGTGCCGCGGCGCGGAGGATTGAAAACGCATTGACCTTCTCTGCGGGGAGAAGGGTGGGCTGAAAAAGCCCGTGATGGGGCGGAGTGACCGGCATGAAGACCGGCCTCCGCCCCAGCTTTTTCTACGACACCTCAGAAAATCCGGTCGACCGGCTGACCAAGCGCCATAGCGCCTGCGTAGCGAGCCTGCGGCCCGGACTGCAGCGGATGGAACCGCGCGGCCTGCACGTCGCGGAAACGCCGTTCCAGCCCGTTCACCCGGTAGAAGGACGCTCCGCTGGCAAGCTCCATCGCAAGTTCCGTCGCCTTGATCGCGTATTGCGCCACCAGCGAGCGGCCGATCATGATCTCGTTCACGGTATCCGCCGATGGCGCGTTACGCTCCACGACATCCAGCATGAAGCGATGCGCAATCTGCGCGGCCCTCAGCGTCGTATCGACCTGACCGGCGAGTTCGGTGACGCTGTCGCTCCGCGGCCGCTTCCGCGCCATTTCCACCGCGATATTCCGCGCGCTTTCGGCAACGCCGAGGTAAACGGCATAGATCAGCGGAAAGGCGATGGTCGAGATGATCTGGAAAACCGGATGCCACTCGCCCGCCTTGCGGGAGAAGGCAACGTTAGCGTCGGGAATAAACAGGTTCTCGATGGAAACGTCGTTCGATCCCGTGCCGCGCATGCCAAGGCTTCGCCATGTGTTCTCGATCTTGATTTCCGGCGCCTTCATCGGTGCGCCGAAATGGATGACGGAACGCGACCCGTCCTCCGCCTCGTGGATCGCCCCTGTCATCAATACCGCACCCGCCTCGGCGCCGGAGGTGAACACCTTGCGCGCCGTGACGCGGTATCCGCCCTCGACCCGTTCGGCCCGGCCCGAACCACCGATCCAGTCGGACCCGCCGCTGGAGAGCAGGATCAGGCGTTCCGCCGCCACCCGCCGCAAAAGCGGCTCGACCACGGAAACCTTCTGGTGACGCCAGCGCCATGCCGGGATCGCGACCTGATGGGTGTGCATCGAAAAGGCGAGCGCCGTCGAACCGCAGGAATGCGCGAGGATGCGCAGCATTTCCGCGAGCTCCCGGACCTCGGCCCCACGCCCTCCGAGTTCGACCGGCACGCCGGCCTCGACCAATCCGGCCTCCTTGAGGAGCGCATAGTTCTCGCCGACGAAGCGGTCGTTTTCATCATGTGAGGCCGCGCGCTCCGCCAGAACCGGCGCAAGCCGCCGTGCGATCCCGGTAATGCTCATTTCGGTGTCGGTGCCGGCCTCTCTCGCCGGTACCGTTTCAGCTATGCCGTGCATGTCTCGTTCCTCCCATTGACTTGCAACGATGAGGAGCCTGCGCGCCTTGCCGGGTTATATCCAGTTCAGGAAATGTACCTCGTCGTTTTTCCGGAGAGGTCCGACGAAGGCCCGGATGATTGGCAGCAGGGCCATTTTTGACTATTGTTATCCATGGCACGGCCATGGGGAGGATCCCACATGCAGGAACATGGTGGGTATGGGCAGTTCTGCCCGGTGTCGATGGCTTCGGAAATTCTCTGCTCCCGCTGGATGACACTCGTCGTCCGAGAGCTTCTATGCGGCTCCACGCGCTTCAACGAGTTGCGCAAGGGCGTGCCGAAGATGTCCCCGACCCTGCTCTCCAAGCGCCTGAAGGAGCTGGAACAGGCAGGCGTCATCGTCATCGACCGCCTGCCCAACGGCACCACGGAATATCACCTCTCGGCATCGGGCGAGGAACTACGCCCCCTCATCATGGGCCTCGGCATCTGGGCACAGCGATGGATCGAATCCCGGCTCTCGCTGAAGAACCTCGACCCGTCGCTGCTGATGTGGGACATGCGCCGCAATCTGGACCTCAGCCACCTGCCCCGCCGGCGCTGCACGATACAGTTTCTGTACCCCGAACTTTCGGCCACCCAGAAAAGCTGGTGGCTGCTCATCGACAACGGCGCGACGGACGTCTGCAATTTCGACCCGGGCTACGAACTCGACCTGCTCGTCAAAAGCTCGCTGCGCTCGATGACAGCCATATGGATGGGCCTGACCACCGTTCGCCGGGAAACCGAAAACGGCGATCTCAGCATCGAGGGCGACCCTTTCCTCGCCCGCAACATGCAGGACTGGCTCGGCCTCAGCAAATTCGCCCCGGTCGCGCGCATGGTGCAGTAGGTTCGCACACTCACCTTCTCATGAGACGAGAAAACCCGCCGGCCTTTCAGCCGACGGGTCTTCAATTCGTTCCGGGGATGCACCCTTGCCCTTAAGCCTTAGCTGCGCGGCTTGAGGTTTTCGGGGTCGTAGAGCGGCTTGTAGCCGACGGCGACGACTTCAACCGGGTAGGTCTCGCAGAAGTATTCGACATTCAGCTTGCGGCCGACCTGGCAGTATTCCTGCGGCAGGTAGGCGAGCGCGATGTTCTTGCCGATGGTCGGGCCATAGGCGACCGAGGTCGTGTAGGAGATGCGGCCGAGGCTGTCGACCAGCGTCTTGCCCGTTGCCGGATCTAGCACCGGCATTGCGCCGACCGGATAACGCTTCACGCCGTTGGCATCGGTGTTTTCGGTCATCACCAGCGTGCAGAGCATGGCCGGCTGCTGCTCGCGGGCCTTGTACTCCAGATGCTTGGCCTTGCCGCGGAAATCGGCTTCCTTGACCTTCGGACGGGCGAGATCGGATTCGATCAGGTTATACTGGGTCGTGAGGTCGGCGTTCTGCAGGCGCAGGCTCTTTTCCATGCGGCGCGAGTTGGCATAGGTCTCGACGCCGAAGGCCATCACGCCGGTTGCGCGCAGCGCATCCCAGACGGCGAGGCCATCCTCATACTTCATATGCAGTTCCCAGCCCTGCTCGCCGACATAGGAAATGCGGAAGGCAGATACGGACTTGCCGGCGATCTCGATCGGCTTGATGGCGGCGAAGGGGAAGTTCTCCACATCAAGGCCTGCCGGATCGGCAACCACCTTCTTCAGCGTATCTCGGGCATTCGGACCCCATATGCCGATGGTGATGAACTTTTCCGACACGTCGGTGATGGTGACGTCGAGACCACGATCCTCGGCCACGCGCTTCATGTAATAGAAGTCGCGCGGACCGGCATCGGCACCATTCACCAGACGGCAGCGATCCGCCATGCGGAACACGGTGAAGTCGGCGCGCACCATGCCCTCGTCGTCGAGGAAGTGGGTGTAGATGCCCTTGCCGATATTGGCGTCGCCACCGACCTTCGCGGCGCAGAGCCATTCCAGCAGCTCGACATGGTCAGGCCCTTCGATGTCCACCATGTGGAAATGCGAGAGGTTGACGATGCCGCAATCGTCGCTCATGGCGAGGTGTTCGGCATTCGAGACACGCCAGAAGTGACGGTTGTCCCACTCAGCCTCGCGAACCGGAACCTTGTCGCCGTACTTCTCCAGAAGATGCTCGTTGGCCTTGTAGCCATGGGCACGCTCCCAGCCGCCGAGCTCCATGAAATAGCCGCCAAGCTCCACTTCGCGCTCGTAGAAAGGCGAGCGCTTGATGTTGCGGCCTGTGGCATAGGGCTCGCGCGGGTGAACGGCCGGGAAGTAGATCTTGCAGGCAGCCTCGGAGCAACGGCCGAGGATGAAGTCTTCCTGCATCTGGTGCGGATAGAAACGAGAGAAATCGATCGAGGAATGGTCGACTTCGGTGCGGCCGTCGGTGATCCAGTCGGCAAGAAGCTTACCGTAGCCCGGCGCGTCCTTGACCCAGATGCCGACGCAGTACCAGAGACCGCGCACCTTCTGGCTCTCGCCGCAGGAAGCGCCGCCGGCAGCGGATACCTGCAGCAGGCCGTTGAACGAATGGCTCTCGTTGTATCCGAGCTCGCCGAGGATCGGCGTCAGTTCGATGGCGCGCTCCAGACCGTCCATCAGGCCGTCGGCCTCGAGATCGAGGTCACGCTGCGAAGGCGACAGGCGGGCCTGTTCCTTCTCGAGCAGATCGCGCGGATGGCACATGCGCGGGTTTTCGGTGTTGTAGTAACCCCATTCGAGCTGGCCGCCCTCGGTGGTCTTCGGGTCGCCGGTGTCGCGCATATAGGCGGAGTTGCCCTGGTCGCGCAGCAGCGGATAGCCGATTTCCTTGCCGGTGCCTTCGAACTCGTTGAACGGACCAAAGAAGGTGAGCGCGTGGTCGACCGGCATGACCGGCAGGTCTTCACCGACCATGCCCGCGATCATGCGGCCCCAGAGGCCGGCGCAGACGATGACGTGATCCGCCATGATCGTGCCGCGATGGGTGACGACGCCCTTGATGCGGCCATTCTCGACGATCAGCGACTGTGCCGGCGTATTGCCGAACATCTGCAGCTTGCCGGACTTTTCGGCCGCATCGACCAACTTGCCGGCAACCGTCTGCGAACGCGGAATGACGAGACCTGCATCGGGATCCCAGAGAGCGCCTGCAACCACCTCTTCCTCGACCAGCGGAAACTTCTCCTTGACTTCGCTGGCGCTGATCAGGCTGGCGCGCGTGCCGAAGGCCTTGCCGGAGGTCACCTTGCGCTTGACCTCTTCCATCCACTTGTCGTCGCCAGCACGAACCACTTCAATGCCGCCGACGCGGGCGTAATGGCCCATCTTCTCGTAGAATTCGAGCGAGTAGAGCGAGGTCCAGACCGACAGGAAGTCGTGGCTGGTCATGAAACAGAAGTCGGAGGCATGCGCCGTGGAACCGATATCGGTTGGAATACCCGACTTGTCGATGCCGACGATGTCGTCCCAGCCGCGTTCGATAAGGTGATGGGCGACTGACGCGCCCACGATACCGCCCAGCCCGATGATGACGACTTTAGCCTTTGTCGGAAACTCTGCCATAGGAACAAACCCTGATTGATGATTTGCGCCGATCTTAGGGTTTCCGGAAGCGTCATCGCGTCCTTAATGCGACATTCTACAAATACTGCACGACCAGTTTCCGACGCGGAATCGGTCCGCCAGCGGCACGGCTGGACCGCCGGATGTCGCAATGCACAAGCGTACGCGATTGCACACACCAATTGCATGCAATATGAACGAAGCTGCTCCGGCCACCGCTACGGCCGTCCTGAATTCCATCCCGTACAGAAACGCAATCCGTGAGCCCCAGCGATGAGCAGTGACCAGACCATGCCAAACGCATCCGACAGGACGAGCTTCGATTTCACCGCCCTTTCGGCGCGCGAGCGCTACAAGCTGATGATCGGCACGATCATTCCGCGTCCGATTGCGCTGGTCACCACCGTCGACGAGAACGGGCACTTCAATGCCGCGCCGTTCAGCTTCTTCAACTGCCTTTCGGCCGATCCGCCGATCCTCGCCATCGGCGTGGAGAACAACCCGGACATGTCGTTCAAGGATACCGGCCACAACATCCGCATGACCGAGGTCTTCACGGTCAACATCGTCTCCTTCGCGATCGCCGAGGGGATGCATGTCTGCGGCTCGAAATATCCGCGCGGCGTCGATGAACTGAAGGAAGCGGGACTGACGGCCATGCCCGGCGCCAAAGTCGCCTCACCGTGGATCAAGGAGGCTCCGGCGGCCTTCGAATGCCGCCGGCATGTCACCCTGGAACTTGGGAAATCCCGCCAGATCATCATGGGCGAGATCGTCTATGCGCATTATCAGGAAGGCCTGGTGGACGACCACCTGCACGTCGATCCCGCGGGCGTCGACGCAATCGCCCGCCTCGGAGGCGATACCTGCTCGACCATCCGCGACCGCTTCGACATGCTGACACCGAAGCTCTGAAGCAATTCCAGCGGCAAAAGCGTGAAGCGATTTTGCGTCCGGATTTGCGGCAAAACCCAATCACCTCATGTGCCGCAGAACGTCCGCATCACCTTCTCCGCAGGCATCGGCGGCAGCGCATAATCCGCATGTATGGGGTCCTCGACGTAAGGATGCTCCAGAGCCGTCACCATGCTTTCGAAGGGTTTGAAGTCGCCGGTAATGCCGGCTGCGATCACCTCCTCGATGCGGTGGTTGCGCGGGATGATGGCGGGATTCACCGCCTCCATCGACGCCTGCCGCTCCGCCAGCGTCCGTTGCCCGCCATGGCGTTTCCGCCAGCGTTCGAGCCAGTCCGCGACACCCCAACGCTCCTTGAACTGGGCGAGCAACACCTCGTCATCGGCTCCGCCAGCAACCTTGCCGAGCGCACGGAAGGTCAGCGTGAAATCCGCCTCTCCTTCGTGCATCAGCGACAGCAGGCCGTTCACAAGCTCGTCATCCCCCTCCACCTCGCCGGCAATGCCGAGCTTCCGGCGGAAGAGATCGATCCAGTGGTTCTGGAACACGCGGCCGAAATCCACCAGCGCGGCATTGGCCGCCTCGATGCTCTCGTCATCCCGCGCGGAAAAGAGCGGCAGCAGGGCCTCGGCGAAACGCGCGAGGTTCCACTGCGCGATGCCCGGCTGGTTGGCATAGGCATAGCGGCCCCGCTGGTCGATGGAGGAGAAGACCTTGCGCGGATCGTATTCGTCGAGAAAGGCGCAGGGGCCGAAATCGATCGTCTCGCCCGAGACCGCCATGTTGTCGGTATTCATCACGCCATGGATGAAACCGACGGAGAGCCAGCGCGCCACAAGCTCCGCCTGCCGGGCGGAGACGGCATTGAGCAGCGCCAGATAACGGTTGTCGTCGTCCGCCGAAATCTCAGGATAGTGCCGCGCGATCACGTGGTCCGCGAGCACGCGAAGACCGTCTGCATCGCCCCGGACGGCGAAGAACTG
The window above is part of the Rhizobium sp. ACO-34A genome. Proteins encoded here:
- a CDS encoding saccharopine dehydrogenase translates to MKDIVVMGAGKIGGAIALMLAASGDYRVTVADRSEAQLAAIEAHPAITTAVVDISDAAALDALLKGRFAVLSAAPFHLTGAIAEAAARTGTHYLDLTEDVATTRKVETLSADANSAFIPQCGLAPGFISIVAHDLAKNFDSLDSVRMRVGALPQYPSNALNYNLTWSTDGLINEYIEPCEAIVEGRLVTVPAMEEREEFSLDGVTYEAFNTSGGLGTLCKTLEGRVRTMNYRTIRYPGHQAIVKALLNDLNLKNRRDVLKDLFENALPATMQDVVVVFVTVCGTKNGRFMQETYANKVYAGVIGGRLMSAIQITTAAGICTVLDLLADGKLPAKGFVRQEEIGFSDFLANRFGRVYDPQATKLARVG
- a CDS encoding flavin reductase, with translation MPNASDRTSFDFTALSARERYKLMIGTIIPRPIALVTTVDENGHFNAAPFSFFNCLSADPPILAIGVENNPDMSFKDTGHNIRMTEVFTVNIVSFAIAEGMHVCGSKYPRGVDELKEAGLTAMPGAKVASPWIKEAPAAFECRRHVTLELGKSRQIIMGEIVYAHYQEGLVDDHLHVDPAGVDAIARLGGDTCSTIRDRFDMLTPKL
- a CDS encoding transcriptional regulator — translated: MQEHGGYGQFCPVSMASEILCSRWMTLVVRELLCGSTRFNELRKGVPKMSPTLLSKRLKELEQAGVIVIDRLPNGTTEYHLSASGEELRPLIMGLGIWAQRWIESRLSLKNLDPSLLMWDMRRNLDLSHLPRRRCTIQFLYPELSATQKSWWLLIDNGATDVCNFDPGYELDLLVKSSLRSMTAIWMGLTTVRRETENGDLSIEGDPFLARNMQDWLGLSKFAPVARMVQ
- a CDS encoding AsnC family transcriptional regulator, whose amino-acid sequence is MQLTDKDRELISLLGENARMPVATLARRLGLSRTTVQARLERLEEGQVITGYGVRLSDSYVRDLIRAHVLITIAPKSLSAVTNELAAIREVTALHSVNGPYDLIAIIASPSIAELDRLIDRIGELAGVERTLSSIILSTRISR
- a CDS encoding dehydrogenase, with protein sequence MAEFPTKAKVVIIGLGGIVGASVAHHLIERGWDDIVGIDKSGIPTDIGSTAHASDFCFMTSHDFLSVWTSLYSLEFYEKMGHYARVGGIEVVRAGDDKWMEEVKRKVTSGKAFGTRASLISASEVKEKFPLVEEEVVAGALWDPDAGLVIPRSQTVAGKLVDAAEKSGKLQMFGNTPAQSLIVENGRIKGVVTHRGTIMADHVIVCAGLWGRMIAGMVGEDLPVMPVDHALTFFGPFNEFEGTGKEIGYPLLRDQGNSAYMRDTGDPKTTEGGQLEWGYYNTENPRMCHPRDLLEKEQARLSPSQRDLDLEADGLMDGLERAIELTPILGELGYNESHSFNGLLQVSAAGGASCGESQKVRGLWYCVGIWVKDAPGYGKLLADWITDGRTEVDHSSIDFSRFYPHQMQEDFILGRCSEAACKIYFPAVHPREPYATGRNIKRSPFYEREVELGGYFMELGGWERAHGYKANEHLLEKYGDKVPVREAEWDNRHFWRVSNAEHLAMSDDCGIVNLSHFHMVDIEGPDHVELLEWLCAAKVGGDANIGKGIYTHFLDDEGMVRADFTVFRMADRCRLVNGADAGPRDFYYMKRVAEDRGLDVTITDVSEKFITIGIWGPNARDTLKKVVADPAGLDVENFPFAAIKPIEIAGKSVSAFRISYVGEQGWELHMKYEDGLAVWDALRATGVMAFGVETYANSRRMEKSLRLQNADLTTQYNLIESDLARPKVKEADFRGKAKHLEYKAREQQPAMLCTLVMTENTDANGVKRYPVGAMPVLDPATGKTLVDSLGRISYTTSVAYGPTIGKNIALAYLPQEYCQVGRKLNVEYFCETYPVEVVAVGYKPLYDPENLKPRS
- a CDS encoding acyl-CoA dehydrogenase → MSITGIARRLAPVLAERAASHDENDRFVGENYALLKEAGLVEAGVPVELGGRGAEVRELAEMLRILAHSCGSTALAFSMHTHQVAIPAWRWRHQKVSVVEPLLRRVAAERLILLSSGGSDWIGGSGRAERVEGGYRVTARKVFTSGAEAGAVLMTGAIHEAEDGSRSVIHFGAPMKAPEIKIENTWRSLGMRGTGSNDVSIENLFIPDANVAFSRKAGEWHPVFQIISTIAFPLIYAVYLGVAESARNIAVEMARKRPRSDSVTELAGQVDTTLRAAQIAHRFMLDVVERNAPSADTVNEIMIGRSLVAQYAIKATELAMELASGASFYRVNGLERRFRDVQAARFHPLQSGPQARYAGAMALGQPVDRIF
- a CDS encoding saccharopine dehydrogenase, whose translation is MKKNVLIIGAGGVAQVVAHKCAQNNDVLGDINIASRTKAKCDSIIASVHEKKAMKQPGVLEGHALDALDIEATKALIKSTNSQIVINVGTAFLNMSVLRACMDTGVAYIDTAIHEEPNKICETPPWYGNYEWKRGPECEEKGITAILGAGFDPGVVNAYAKLAKDEYLDKVTDVDIVDINAGSHGKYFATNFDPEINFREFTGVVYSWQNGEWQTNKMFEIGKDYDLPVVGTRRAYLCGHDEVHSLAKNMDGADVRFWMGFGDHYINVFTVLKSIGLLSEQPVKLANGDEVVPLKVVKACLPDPASLAPDYEGKTCIGDYVKGLKDGKEKTVFIYNVADHKEAFNEVGSQGISYTAGVPPVAAAMLVATGEWDAKKMVNVEELPPKPFINLLNRIGLPTRIQDENGDRPVEFA
- a CDS encoding ATP-dependent Clp protease proteolytic subunit (hydrolyzes proteins to small peptides; with the ATPase subunits ClpA or ClpX, ClpP degrades specific substrates) → MNEDEDDKSKELPLGKETEANLFKSRSIFIFGGITQELAQKVCTQLVALAAASDEDIRVYVSSPGGHVESGDAIHDMIKFIKPKVWIIATGWAASAGSLIFVSVPKEQRLCLPNTRFLMHQPSGGTRGMASDIEIQAREIIKMNQRLIKIYSKATGQTEEKIAKDIDRDYWLSAEEAVAYGLVGKIIESQSDIG